One Desulfobulbus oligotrophicus DNA segment encodes these proteins:
- a CDS encoding S66 peptidase family protein — protein MTERLLVPPRLRRGDTIGLFCPAGPVRDIRRLHAGIKLIKEQGFEVKLCGAHGPSSGYLADSDEQRVAGLHRLWHDEEVKALLAIRGGYGCLRIVARLDWDLLRRHPKFLIGFSDVTVLLSALGQQAGLVTLHGPMVTTLSDSGEEGIHSLFGLLTGRFEEHLRCQGVEILREGMGQGRLIGGNLTTLVHLLGTPWESSWDGCVLVIEDTGESMYRIDRMLTQLALAGRLEGLAGLLLGEFDGGGDTTADLRLQEAVWSRVLELAPAGYPVWAGFPVGHGKRNLALPLGMEVVMDSSNASLHLLTGSVVFG, from the coding sequence ATGACTGAGCGTCTGCTTGTACCGCCCAGGCTGCGACGAGGTGATACCATCGGCCTCTTTTGCCCGGCCGGCCCGGTGCGGGATATCAGGCGACTGCACGCCGGCATTAAACTGATTAAAGAGCAGGGGTTTGAGGTTAAACTGTGTGGTGCCCATGGACCATCCAGCGGTTATCTGGCTGACAGCGACGAGCAGAGAGTCGCCGGCCTGCATCGTCTGTGGCATGATGAGGAGGTAAAGGCACTGCTGGCCATCCGCGGCGGTTATGGATGCCTGCGGATCGTTGCCCGGTTGGACTGGGATCTGCTGCGGCGGCACCCTAAGTTCCTCATCGGCTTCAGTGATGTGACCGTCTTGCTCAGCGCCCTGGGCCAGCAGGCCGGGCTTGTCACGCTCCATGGACCGATGGTGACCACATTGTCTGACAGCGGCGAAGAGGGAATACACTCTTTGTTTGGTCTGCTGACCGGACGCTTTGAAGAGCATCTCCGCTGTCAGGGGGTAGAAATTTTACGGGAAGGCATGGGGCAGGGGCGGCTGATCGGCGGTAATCTGACAACCCTGGTCCACCTGCTCGGCACCCCATGGGAAAGCAGCTGGGATGGATGTGTGCTGGTGATTGAGGATACCGGTGAGTCCATGTATCGGATTGACCGGATGCTGACCCAACTGGCCCTGGCCGGTCGCCTGGAAGGGTTGGCCGGTCTTCTGCTGGGTGAGTTTGATGGCGGCGGTGATACGACGGCTGACCTGCGATTACAGGAAGCTGTCTGGTCACGGGTGCTGGAGCTTGCTCCGGCCGGCTACCCTGTCTGGGCCGGTTTCCCTGTGGGACACGGGAAGCGGAATCTGGCTCTGCCCCTGGGGATGGAGGTTGTGATGGATTCCAGTAATGCCTCGCTTCACCTCTTAACGGGTTCGGTGGTCTTTGGCTAG
- a CDS encoding type III pantothenate kinase, producing the protein MLFAVDVGNSHTVSGIFEKGRLTGDWRLQSRRDRTADELAIRYHGLFQMAGIDPNRITGFIVASVVPVLETSWLNFARSYLTKLRQPPLAVTHTLKLGMEVATENPSEVGADRLVNAVAAWERYHVPLIVIDFGTAITFDCVNSVPAYVGGTIHPGIGISLDALATRTAKLPRLDIDVTPEHPIGTTTEKAIHSGMLYGFGGLIDRMVEVLSRQLTPDQDRARTIATGGMAELIKPYTYTIDEIDPQLTLTGLEWIYRLNCAGKND; encoded by the coding sequence ATGCTTTTTGCTGTGGATGTCGGCAACTCTCATACAGTCAGCGGGATTTTTGAAAAAGGGCGGTTGACAGGCGATTGGCGTCTGCAATCCCGCCGGGATCGTACCGCTGATGAGCTGGCAATTCGTTATCATGGACTTTTTCAGATGGCCGGCATTGACCCGAATCGGATCACCGGCTTCATTGTTGCCTCAGTGGTACCGGTTTTAGAAACGAGCTGGCTTAATTTTGCCCGCAGTTACCTCACCAAATTGCGTCAACCGCCCCTGGCGGTCACGCATACCCTTAAACTGGGGATGGAGGTGGCCACGGAAAATCCCTCTGAGGTTGGCGCCGATCGACTTGTGAACGCGGTGGCTGCCTGGGAGCGGTATCATGTTCCCCTGATTGTCATTGATTTTGGTACAGCCATTACCTTTGACTGTGTGAACAGCGTGCCGGCCTATGTCGGCGGCACGATTCATCCGGGTATCGGCATCTCTCTGGATGCCCTGGCCACCCGTACCGCCAAGCTCCCCCGGCTGGATATCGACGTCACCCCGGAACATCCCATCGGTACCACGACGGAAAAGGCCATTCACAGCGGTATGCTCTACGGTTTTGGTGGTCTGATTGACAGAATGGTGGAGGTGTTAAGCCGTCAGCTGACACCGGATCAGGACCGTGCCAGGACCATTGCCACTGGTGGCATGGCCGAATTGATCAAGCCGTATACCTATACCATCGACGAGATCGATCCGCAACTCACTCTCACCGGTCTGGAATGGATCTATCGCCTTAACTGTGCAGGGAAGAATGACTGA
- a CDS encoding YifB family Mg chelatase-like AAA ATPase — translation MLATVISCSVFGVDGFPVQVEVDLAQGLPSFSTVGLAEGAVREAKDRVRAAIKNAGYEFPQRRITVNLAPAAVKKEGTGYDLPIALGILAAAGIIPGDKLEQTAIIGELSLDGSLRPIPGILPMALAIHEAGVNRFLLPAENAAEAAIVQGLDVYGIERLDQAVEVLTGHISPVPVTVDPVTLFAGKNHYPVDFADVKGQDYAKRALEIAASGGHNILLSGTPGTGKTMMARRLPTILPDLTLAEAIETTKVFSIAGVLPEKTPLLVTRPFRSPHHTVSDAGLIGGGQIPRPGEVSLAHNGVLFLDELPEFKKHVLEVLRQPLEDGAVTIARAASSLSFPARFMLVAAMNPCPCGFLGDQFRSCTCTPPQIHRYRSRLSGPLLDRIDMHIEVPSVPVKELIGQPTGESSACIRERVNQARSRQQQRFAGSAALHCNAQMSSKDVKRFCRLDTGSAELLNQAIQRLGLSARAYHRILKIARTIADLDGAKTLQTAHVAEAVQYRRLQFEL, via the coding sequence CCCTCTTTTTCTACAGTCGGCCTGGCCGAGGGGGCGGTGCGCGAGGCCAAGGATCGAGTACGGGCGGCCATTAAAAATGCCGGTTATGAATTCCCGCAGCGACGGATCACCGTCAATCTGGCACCGGCAGCAGTAAAAAAAGAAGGCACCGGCTACGACCTGCCCATTGCCCTGGGTATTCTGGCGGCAGCCGGGATAATACCCGGTGATAAGCTCGAACAGACAGCGATCATCGGCGAACTGTCTTTAGATGGCTCTCTTCGCCCTATTCCCGGTATCCTTCCCATGGCCCTGGCCATCCACGAGGCGGGAGTGAACCGTTTTCTCCTTCCGGCTGAAAACGCGGCTGAAGCAGCCATTGTCCAGGGTCTTGACGTCTACGGTATCGAGCGGCTTGACCAGGCCGTGGAGGTACTCACCGGACACATCTCACCTGTTCCGGTCACCGTTGATCCGGTTACCCTTTTTGCCGGTAAGAATCACTATCCCGTTGACTTTGCCGATGTCAAAGGTCAAGACTATGCCAAACGGGCCCTGGAGATCGCTGCCAGCGGCGGCCATAATATTCTGCTCAGCGGCACTCCGGGAACCGGCAAGACCATGATGGCCCGACGTCTGCCCACTATCCTCCCGGATCTCACACTTGCAGAGGCCATTGAAACCACCAAGGTGTTCTCCATCGCCGGTGTGCTCCCGGAAAAAACACCGCTGCTGGTAACACGGCCTTTCCGTTCACCGCACCACACCGTCTCCGATGCCGGTCTGATCGGCGGCGGTCAGATCCCCCGTCCCGGTGAGGTCTCCCTTGCCCATAACGGCGTACTGTTTCTCGACGAACTGCCGGAATTTAAAAAACACGTTCTGGAAGTGCTCCGCCAGCCCTTGGAGGACGGGGCTGTAACCATAGCACGTGCAGCAAGCAGCTTGAGTTTCCCGGCGCGCTTCATGCTGGTGGCAGCGATGAATCCCTGTCCGTGCGGATTTCTCGGCGACCAGTTCCGCAGCTGTACCTGCACACCCCCGCAGATCCACCGTTATCGGAGCCGCTTATCCGGCCCGCTGCTGGATCGCATTGACATGCATATCGAGGTGCCCTCGGTTCCTGTCAAAGAGCTGATCGGCCAACCGACCGGCGAGTCGTCAGCATGCATCAGAGAAAGGGTCAATCAGGCCAGATCCCGCCAGCAGCAACGATTTGCAGGCTCTGCTGCACTCCACTGTAATGCCCAGATGAGCAGCAAAGACGTCAAACGGTTCTGCCGGCTCGATACCGGATCAGCTGAACTGCTCAACCAGGCTATCCAGCGTCTGGGTCTTTCCGCCCGTGCCTACCACCGGATTCTCAAGATTGCCCGGACCATTGCTGATCTGGATGGGGCGAAAACCTTGCAGACAGCCCATGTGGCTGAGGCGGTGCAGTACCGTCGTCTTCAGTTCGAACTTTAA
- a CDS encoding hybrid sensor histidine kinase/response regulator has translation MPMRLFRFFSPKSAFRSLSSDRKSAGKAALFYLMAAGAWVWLTNRVIDQLVMDAQRKVWGQAAQEWALIILTSAVLFMLLRQRQTRSDQESNWSSIDPLDFNKLAQMVPVGRAVVREQIIMSANAHLCGLTGYAQEELIGMDSHLLYADASEADLEKDLQPSRGQSTGTVATSWVRKDGVIVPVRLHVALLNPDNPAAGSLFTVTDMNVSRLMEQVLEQQKELYLFFVQSAEDGILLCDRTGTVLQANQTMCNFLRLTQGELVGKQITAFFRIMADEKVRPFCHDFVQQGQTVEVEWLLTTTGDVERSLDARVVAMSDGTYLVIFHDVTERKAVEKALRESEKKFTLAFATSPDAIIINRLVDGVLVETNKSFTALTGYSCAEVVGLSPVQLNLWRDPAERDRLIKQLYAQGYCENMEAGFRRKDGSYGIGSVSSRLLELNDVLHVVSIVRDITRRKQTEIDLERLKVAIEQAGEVVVITEVDGSIVYANPAFSEVTGYAREEVLGKNPRILKSGEHDRTFYRELWRVISSGNTWSGRIVNRKKDGSLYTEEATISPIFDQQGSIVNYVAIKRDITAQLQLEAQYLHAQKMESIGRLTSGVAHDFNNILTVIVGYCEMAMTRADAGLPMAGELEEIHKAALRSADIVHQLRTFSRNQPIAPKPIDLNETVTGMLTMLQRSIGDDIELIWVPEKDLPIIKMDPSQLDQILVNLCVNARDAVHGSGTITLRTRSVDLNASFCTEREGIIPGRYVVVQVIDTGCGIAEELRDQIFEPFFTTKGSLGTGLGLSTVYGIVKQNNGYVDVHGEPGKGTTFLVYLPVHDNDPVTVEVKERNVPSLGFGETILLVEDDSSVLALGQFMLESLGYRVLTATTPGEAMQLAEHNGTGFDLLVTDLVLPVMSGKELADRLVGRYPGLKVVFMSACPVEAAGHDLGLGDDECFLQKPFSLTTMADSVKSALTAD, from the coding sequence ATGCCTATGCGCCTGTTCCGCTTTTTTTCGCCGAAGAGTGCTTTTCGTTCTCTGTCTTCCGACAGGAAGAGTGCCGGCAAAGCAGCCCTGTTCTATCTGATGGCGGCAGGTGCCTGGGTTTGGCTTACCAACAGGGTCATCGATCAGTTGGTGATGGATGCACAGCGTAAGGTCTGGGGACAGGCTGCTCAGGAATGGGCACTGATTATCTTGACATCTGCGGTCCTGTTCATGCTGCTTCGGCAAAGACAAACCCGATCTGATCAGGAAAGCAATTGGTCAAGCATAGATCCATTGGATTTCAACAAGCTCGCCCAGATGGTTCCTGTTGGCAGGGCTGTTGTACGTGAGCAGATCATCATGAGCGCCAATGCCCATCTCTGCGGTTTGACCGGCTATGCACAGGAAGAACTGATCGGTATGGACAGTCACCTGCTCTATGCCGATGCCTCTGAAGCAGATCTGGAAAAAGATCTGCAGCCGAGCAGGGGACAATCCACCGGTACTGTCGCCACCAGCTGGGTCCGAAAGGATGGAGTGATAGTTCCTGTCCGTCTCCATGTGGCTCTGTTGAACCCTGATAATCCTGCCGCAGGATCTCTCTTTACCGTGACTGATATGAACGTCTCCAGGCTGATGGAGCAGGTTCTGGAGCAACAGAAAGAACTGTATCTCTTTTTTGTTCAATCAGCTGAAGACGGTATTCTGCTCTGTGACCGTACCGGCACTGTTCTTCAGGCCAATCAGACCATGTGCAACTTCCTTCGTCTTACGCAGGGCGAGCTGGTCGGTAAACAGATCACAGCATTTTTTCGGATCATGGCTGATGAAAAGGTCCGACCGTTCTGCCATGATTTTGTGCAACAGGGACAAACAGTCGAGGTTGAGTGGCTCCTGACGACCACCGGTGATGTGGAGCGATCCCTGGATGCGCGGGTCGTGGCGATGTCCGATGGCACGTACCTGGTCATCTTTCATGATGTGACCGAGCGGAAGGCCGTTGAGAAGGCCCTGCGGGAGAGTGAGAAGAAATTCACACTCGCCTTTGCAACCAGTCCCGATGCGATCATTATCAATCGCCTGGTTGATGGTGTCCTTGTTGAAACCAACAAGAGCTTTACGGCACTGACCGGATACTCCTGCGCAGAGGTTGTCGGCCTCTCACCTGTGCAACTGAATCTCTGGCGTGATCCGGCTGAGCGGGATCGTTTGATCAAACAGCTGTATGCTCAGGGGTATTGCGAAAATATGGAGGCCGGCTTTCGGCGCAAAGACGGCAGCTATGGTATCGGATCGGTGAGCTCACGATTGCTCGAACTCAACGATGTTCTGCATGTTGTGTCAATTGTTCGTGATATTACAAGACGCAAACAGACAGAGATCGATCTGGAGCGACTGAAGGTGGCCATTGAACAGGCAGGGGAGGTTGTGGTCATCACCGAGGTGGATGGCAGTATTGTGTATGCTAATCCGGCTTTTTCAGAGGTAACAGGTTATGCCAGAGAGGAGGTGCTGGGTAAAAATCCCCGGATTTTGAAAAGCGGGGAACATGACAGGACATTTTACAGGGAGCTCTGGCGTGTTATCAGTAGCGGGAATACCTGGAGCGGCCGGATAGTCAACAGGAAGAAAGACGGCTCCCTGTACACGGAAGAGGCGACGATTTCACCGATCTTTGATCAGCAGGGCAGTATTGTCAACTACGTGGCCATCAAGCGGGATATTACCGCTCAACTGCAACTGGAAGCCCAGTATCTGCACGCCCAGAAGATGGAGTCCATAGGCCGGCTTACAAGCGGGGTTGCGCACGATTTCAATAACATTTTAACGGTGATCGTCGGCTACTGCGAGATGGCCATGACCAGGGCCGATGCCGGGCTGCCGATGGCCGGAGAACTGGAAGAGATCCACAAGGCTGCGCTGCGCTCCGCAGATATTGTCCATCAGCTCCGGACCTTTTCCCGTAACCAGCCAATTGCTCCAAAGCCCATTGACCTGAACGAGACAGTGACCGGGATGCTGACCATGCTGCAGCGGTCCATCGGCGATGATATAGAGCTGATCTGGGTACCGGAAAAGGATCTGCCGATCATCAAGATGGATCCCAGCCAACTTGACCAGATCTTAGTGAATCTCTGTGTCAATGCCCGCGATGCGGTCCATGGTTCCGGTACGATCACCCTTCGCACCCGTTCTGTTGATCTGAACGCCTCTTTTTGCACCGAACGCGAGGGGATTATACCCGGCAGGTATGTGGTCGTCCAGGTGATCGATACTGGTTGTGGTATTGCGGAGGAGTTGCGGGACCAGATATTTGAGCCGTTTTTTACAACCAAGGGGTCGCTCGGTACCGGTCTGGGACTTTCCACTGTCTATGGTATTGTCAAGCAGAATAACGGGTATGTGGATGTACACGGCGAGCCGGGAAAGGGGACAACCTTTCTTGTTTACTTACCGGTACATGACAACGATCCTGTGACCGTGGAGGTGAAAGAGCGCAATGTACCGTCCCTGGGGTTCGGAGAGACGATTCTTTTGGTCGAGGATGACTCCTCGGTGCTTGCCCTTGGTCAGTTCATGCTGGAGAGTCTGGGGTATCGGGTGCTGACGGCCACAACGCCGGGTGAGGCCATGCAGCTGGCCGAACATAATGGGACCGGCTTTGATCTTCTTGTGACAGATCTCGTTCTGCCGGTCATGAGCGGTAAGGAGCTGGCGGATCGGTTAGTGGGCCGATATCCCGGTCTTAAGGTGGTTTTCATGTCCGCCTGCCCTGTTGAGGCTGCCGGTCACGACCTGGGGCTTGGCGATGATGAGTGTTTTTTGCAAAAACCTTTTTCACTGACCACCATGGCCGACAGCGTCAAATCGGCATTGACCGCAGATTGA